One stretch of Arachis duranensis cultivar V14167 chromosome 1, aradu.V14167.gnm2.J7QH, whole genome shotgun sequence DNA includes these proteins:
- the LOC107465538 gene encoding prolycopene isomerase, chloroplastic, with amino-acid sequence MNMMMGVGSLRYPPPGLPLVPSERVSSSKWKVQVASSSPPSTTATVTAEADVVVVGSGIGGLCCAALLARYEQDVVVVESHDQPGGAAHSFDIKGYKFDSGPSLFSGLQSRGPQANPLAQVLDALGESLPCATYDSWMVYIPEGEFLSRIGPTEFFKDLEKYAGPNAVQEWKKLLDAVLPLSTAAMALPPLSIRGDLGVLSTAAARYAPSLIKSFVQMGPQGALGATKLLRPFSEVLDGLELKDPFIRNWIDLLAFLLAGVKTNGILSAEMIYMFAEWYKPGCCLEYPLDGTAAIVDALIRGLEKFGGRISLRSHVEKIVVESGRAVGVKLRSGQFIRAKKAVVSNASMWDTLNLLPKEVIPKSYSDRIKSTPQCESFMHLHLGFDAEGIRDDLGIHHIVVNDWGRGVDADQNVVLISVPSVLSPNLAPPGKHVLHAYMPGTEPFELWEGLDRTSAEYRKLKAERSEVMWKAVERALGEGFKREKCEVKLVGSPLTHERFLRRNRGTYGPALQAGKETFPGHSTPIPHLFCCGDSTFPGIGVPAVAASGAIVANSLVSVSQHSQLLDAIGI; translated from the exons ATGAATATGATGATGGGAGTTGGATCGTTACGATATCCTCCTCCTGGTCTTCCTCTTGTTCCGAGTGAGAGAGTATCCTCATCCAAGTGGAAGGTGCAGGTGGCATCTTCCTCTCCTCCTTCAACCACGGCCACGGTTACAGCAGAGGCTGATGTTGTGGTGGTTGGGAGCGGGATAGGCGGACTGTGCTGTGCAGCACTTCTGGCAAGATACGAGCAGGATGTGGTTGTCGTCGAAAGCCATGACCAGCCCGGCGGGGCTGCCCATTCTTTTGATATCAAAGGCTACAAGTTTGACTCCGGTCCATCTTTATTCTCTGGATTGCAATCAAGGGGTCCTCAGGCTAATCCTCTTGCTCAGGTTCTAGATGCATTGGGCGAGTCTCTCCCATGTGCCACTTATGATTCATGGATGGTCTACATCCCCGAAGGTGAATTCTTGTCAAGAATAGGGCCTACGGAATTTTTTAAG GACCTTGAGAAGTATGCAGGTCCAAATGCTGTTCAAGAATGGAAGAAACTTCTG GATGCTGTACTTCCACTTTCAACAGCAGCAATGGCGCTTCCTCCTCTATCTATTCGAGGAGATTTGGGTGTTCTTTCGACTGCAGCAGCTAGATATGCTCCTTCTCTCATAAAATCCTTTGTTCAAATGGGACCTCAGGGTGCTCTTGGGGCCACAAAACTACTCAGACCATTCTCGGAAGTACTTGATGGATTGGAACTGAAAGATCCTTTCATAAGGAATTGGATTGACCTACTGGCATTCTTGCTTGCAGGGGTCAAAACTAATGGTATACTTTCTGCTGAGATG ATTTATATGTTTGCAGAATGGTACAAACCAGGATGCTGTCTAGAATACCCCCTTGATGGAACTGCTGCTATTGTTGATGCTCTTATACGAGGACTCGAGAAATTTGGTGGACGGATTTCTCTTCGGAGTCATGTGGaaaaaattgttgttgaaaGTGGCAGAGCCGTTGGAGTCAAACTGAGAAGTGGTCAA TTTATACGAGCTAAAAAGGCTGTTGTAAGCAATGCATCAATGTGGGACACTTTGAATTTGCTTCCTAAAGAAGTTATTCCAAAGTCTTACTCAGATAGGATTAAATCCACCCCTCAATGTGAATCGTTCATGCATCTCCATTTGGGATTTGATGCCGAG GGTATCCGCGATGATCTGGGGATTCATCACATAGTTGTAAATGactggggaagaggtgttgatgCTGACCAGAATGTAGTGCTGATATCAGTACCCAGTGTGCTTAGTCCTAATCTGGCACCCCCTGGGAAACATGTGTTACATGCTTATATGCCAGGAACTGAACCATTTGAGTTGTGGGAAGGACTTGATCGTACAAGTGCTGAATATAGAAAGCTCAAAGCTGAGAGATCAGAGGTAATGTGGAAAGCTGTGGAGCGAGCGCTTGGCGAAGGCTTCAAGAGGGAGAAATGTGAAGTGAAATTAGTTGGAAGTCCACTGACACATGAAAGGTTTCTTAGAAGGAACAGAGGAACATATGGACCAGCACTGCAAGCTGGCAAAGAAACCTTTCCTGGCCATTCAACACCCATCCCACATCTCTTCTGTTGCGGAGACTCCACCTTTCCTGGCATTGGGGTCCCAGCCGTTGCTGCCAGTGGCGCAATTGTAGCAAATTCGCTAGTTTCAGTGTCCCAACATTCCCAGTTGCTTGATGCAATAGGAATATGA
- the LOC107465550 gene encoding dynamin-2A (The sequence of the model RefSeq protein was modified relative to this genomic sequence to represent the inferred CDS: added 63 bases not found in genome assembly) — MEAIEELYQLSDSMRQASSVLADDDPDDPATSKRPSTFLNVVALGNVGAGKSAVLNSLIGHPVLPTGENGATRAPISIELNRDGSLSSKSIILQIDNKSQQVSASALRHSLQDRLSKGSSGRSRDEIYLKLRTSTAPPLKLIDLPGLDQRIMDDKAISEYVEHNDAILLVVIPASQAPEISASRALRVAKEYDAESTRTVGVISKIDQAAAEPKALAAVQALLLNQGPPKTSDIPWVALIGQSVSIASAQSGSAASENSLETAWRAETESLKSILTGAPQNKLGRVALVESLAGQIRNRMKLRLPTLLTGLQGKSQIVQDELVKLGEQMVSTSEGTRALALELCREFEEKFLQHLTGGEGNGWKVVASFEGNFPNRIKQLPIDRHFDINNVKRIVLEADGYQPYLISPEKGLRSLIKGVLELAKEPSRLCVDEVHRVLVDLVSAAANATPGLGRYPPFKREIVAIASSALEKFKNESKTMVVALVDMERAFVPPQHFIRLVQRRMERQRREEELKNRSSKKATDAEQSILSRATSPQQSGGNLKSMKEKSNQPDKDIQEPSSLKTAGPDGEITAGYMLKKSGKGSGWSRRWFVLNEKSGKLGYTKKQEEKHFRGVITLEECNIEELSEDDEAPAKSSKDKKSNGPDSGKTSNLTFKITNKVPYKTVMKAQSTVLLKAESMADKVEWINKLRNVAQSKGGQVIGEQGFPMRQSLSDGSLDTMARKPADPEEELRWMSQEVRGYVEAVLNSLAANVPKVSYQLYSSISAQSSAKIEELLQEDQNVKRKRERVQKQSSLLSKLTRQLGIHDNRAAAASTWSDGGSAIESSPRTSGASSGDDWRSAFDAAANGPSDLSSRYGSGGHSRRYSDPSQNGDLSSGSNSGSRRTPTRLPPAPPPSGSRY, encoded by the exons ATGGAAGCAATCGAAGAATTGTATCAGCTTTCTGATTCCATGCGCCAGGCCTCCTCCGTCCTCGCCGACGACGATCCCGACGACCCCGCCACCTCTAAGCGCCCTTCCACCTTCCTCAACGTCGTTGCCCTCGGCAATGTC GGTGCTGGCAAATCTGCTGTCTTGAATAGCTTGATTGGACATCCTGTTTTG CCTACTGGCGAAAATGGTGCAACCAGAGCTCCCATAAGCATCGAATTGAACAGGGACGGCTCTTTAAGCAGCAAGTCCATCATCCTGCAAATTGACAATAAATCTCAACAGGTTTCTGCGA GTGCCCTTCGGCATTCTCTACAGGATAGACTAAGCAAAGGATCATCAGGTAGGAGCCGTGATGAAATATATCTGAAACTTCGAACCAGTACAG CACCGCCACTGAAATTGATTGACTTACCTGGATTGGACCAGCGGATTATGGATGACAAAGCA ATCAGTGAATATGTGGAGCACAAT TGCATCACGAGCCCTCAGAGTGGCAAAGGAGTATGATGCAGAAT CCACTAGAACAGTTGGTGTTATCAGTAAAATTGATCAGGCTGCTGCAGAACCAAAAGCTCTTGCAGCAGTGCAGGCTCTCCTATTGAACCAGGGACCCCCCAAAACATCTGATATTCCATGGGTTGCTTTGATTGGCCAATCTGTATCTATAGCTTCTGCACAGTCTGGGAGTGCAGCATCTGAAAACTCTTTGGAAACCGCTTGGCGAGCAGAGACTGAAAGTTTGAAATCAATATTGACTGGAGCTCCTCAAAACAAGCTTGGGAGAGTTGCCTTGGTTGAGTCTCTTGCTGGACAGATTCGCAACCGCATGAAACTAAGGCTTCCAACTCTTCTCACTGG GCTGCAGGGCAAGTCTCAAATTGTTCAGGACGAGTTAGTGAAGCTTGGTGAGCAAATGGTTAGTACATCCGAAGGTACTCGGGCTTTAGCTTTGGAGTTGTGTCGTGAGTTTGAGGAGAAGTTTCTCCAACATCTTACTGGGG TTGGAAAGTTGTGGCCAGTTTTGAAGGGAATTTTCCTAACAGAATTAAGCAACTTCCTATTGACAGACACTTCGACATAAATAATGTCAAGAGG ATTGTTCTAGAAGCAGACGGCTATCAGCCTTATCTAATCTCTCCAGAGAAAGGTTTGAGGTCCTTAATAAAAGGTGTTCTTGAACTGGCAAAGGAGCCATCGCGCCTATGTGTAGATGAG GTACATCGTGTGCTTGTGGATCTAGTTTCTGCTGCTGCAAATGCCACTCCTGGGCTTGGAAGATATCCTCCATTTAAGAGAGAG ATTGTGGCAATAGCAAGTTCTGCCCTtgagaaatttaaaaatgaatccAAAACGATGGTGGTTGCACTAGTTGATATGGAGCGTGCATTTGTTCCTCCCCAGCACTTCATTCGTTTAGTGCAGAGACG AATGGAAAGACAACGCCGAGAAGAGGAGCTAAAGAACCGGTCGTCCAAAAAGGCAACTGATGCAGAACAGTCAATTCTGAGTAGG GCAACTAGTCCTCAACAAAGTGGAGGAAACTTAAAATCAATGAAAGAGAAGTCCAATCAGCCTGACAAAGATATACAAGAGCCATCGAGCTTAAAGACTGCTGGGCCAGATGGGGAGATAACGGcag GATATATGTTGAAAAAAAGCGGAAAGGGTAGTGGTTGGAGTAGAAGATGGTTTGTCTTAAACGAGAAGAGTGGCAAG CTTGGTTACACCAAGAAACAAGAGGAGAAACATTTCCGGGGAGTCATTACATTAGAG GAATGCAACATTGAGGAACTTTCTGAAGATGATGAAGCCCCTGCAAAGAGTTCTAAGGATAAGAAGTCCAACGGACCTGATTCTGGAAAAACATCAAACCTTACTTTCAAGATAACAAATAAGGTCCCCTATAAAACTGTCATGAAAG CTCAAAGCACAGTTTTGTTAAAGGCTGAGAGCATGGCAGATAAGGTTGAGTGGATCAACAAGCTAAGAAATGTTGCACAGTCTAAAGGTGGTCAAGTCATCGGTGAGCAGGGTTTTCCTATGCGACAGAGTCTTTCTGATGGTTCCCTT GATACTATGGCTAGAAAACCTGCAGACCCAGAAGAGGAACTTAGATGGATGTCTCAAGAAGTGCGTGGTTATGTTGAAGCTGTTCTTAACAGCCTTGCTGCTAATGTCCCAAAAGTGAGTTACCAGTTGTACAGTTCCATCAG TGCTCAAAGCTCAGCGAAAATTGAGGAGCTGCTCCAGGAGGACCAAAATGTCAAGCGCAAAAGGGAGCGTGTTCAGAAACAGTCTTCGCTTCTTTCGAAACTAACTAGGCAACTTGGCATCCATGACAACAGAGCGGCTGCAGCCTCCACTTGGTCTGATGGAGGGAGTGCAATAG AAAGTAGCCCAAGAACCTCTGGAGCCTCCTCAGGTGATGATTGGAGGTCTGCATTTGATGCTGCTGCTAATGGTCCCAGCGACTTGTCATCTAGGTATGGTTCTGGTGGTCATAGTAGACGTTACAGTGACCCGTCCCAAAATGGCGATTTGAGCTCAGGGTCAAATTCTGGAAGTCGCCGGACACCTACTCGGTTGCCACCAGCCCCTCCGCCATCTGGTTCAAGATATTAG
- the LOC107467550 gene encoding ABC transporter B family member 11 — protein MKMEGNDTASSSKVAGPEMKQDPEKGKEKDEGKDTVPLYKLFSFADRLDRLLMLVGTVGAIGNGISMPLMTLIFGNMINAFGGHSNTKEVVDEVSKVSLKFVYLAVGTFFASLMQVACWMVTGERQAARIRGLYLQTILRQDVSFFDKETNTGEVVGRMSGDTVLIQDAMGEKVGQFIQLMATFVGGFIIAFVRGWLLSVVMLSSIPLLVMSGAVMTLVIQKTSSRGQTAYSAAASVVEQTIGSIRTVASFTGEKQAVIKYNQSLIKAYKTGLQEALASGFGFGVLYFVIISTYGLAIWYGAKMVIEKGYNGGEVITVIFALLTGSMSLGQASPSLSAFAAGQAAAFKMFETIKRKPEIDASDPNGLKLDDIRGDIELKEVCFSYPTRPDELIFNGFSLSIPSGTTAALVGQSGSGKSTVVSLIERFYDPQAGEVLIDGINLKEFQLKWIRQKIGLVSQEPVLFASSIKENIAYGKDGATDEEIRAAAELANAAKFIDKLPQGLDTMVGEHGTQLSGGQKQRVAIARAILKDPRILLLDEATSALDAESERIVQEALDRIMVNRTTVIVAHRLSTIRNADAIAVIHQGKIVERGSHAELTRDPEGAYSQLIRLQEVKDANHKDKPESILHSGRISSHRSSSIRSLSHQESFGIGNSGRHSLTAPFPVPTAVGITELPPEAPTSSTVSPPPPEVPLLRLASLNKPEIPVLFMGSVAAVISGLIFPAFGLVLSKMITIFYEPAHKLRHDSRIWALVFVGLGALSLFVYPSRFYLFAVAGGKLIKRIREMCFEKVVNMEVSWFDEADHSSGAIGARLATDAASIRAIVGDALGLMVENIATAVSALVISFDACWQLALIVLALAPLLGLNGYVQFKFLTGFSSDAKKLYEEASQVANDAVGSIRTVASFCAEEKVMDLYREKCEGPIKTGIRKGIISGIGFGVSFFMMYCVYATSFYAGARLVDDGKSTFSDVFRVFFALSMAAIGISQSSSLVPDSTKAKSAAASIFAILDRKSQIDPSEESGLTHEVKGEIELHHVSFKYPTRPDVQIFRNLSLTIRSGKTVALVGESGSGKSTVIALLQRFYDPDSGHITLDGNDIQTLQVKWLRQQMGLVSQEPVLFNDTIRANIAYGKGGDATEAEIIAAAELANAHKFISSLQQGYDTIVGERGVQLSGGQKQRVAIARAIVKNPKILLLDEATSALDAESEKVVQDALDRVMVDRTTIVVAHRLSTIKGADLIAVVKNGAIAEKGKHEALLNKGGDYASLVALHTSGSS, from the exons atgaaaatGGAAGGTAATGATACTGCGAGTTCTTCGAAAGTAGCAGGCCCTGAGATGAAGCAAGATCCAGAAAAGGGAAAGGAGAAAGATGAAGGAAAAGACACAGTGCCATTGTACAAGCTTTTCTCATTTGCTGATCGGTTAGATCGTTTGTTGATGCTTGTTGGAACAGTTGGTGCTATTGGTAATGGAATCTCCATGCCATTAATGACTTTAATATTTGGGAATATGATCAATGCATTTGGAGGACACTCAAACACCAAAGAAGTTGTTGATGAAGTTTCCAAG GTGTCACTGAAATTTGTGTACTTGGCTGTGGGAACCTTTTTCGCATCACTCATGC AGGTGGCTTGTTGGATGGTTACTGGGGAGAGACAGGCAGCACGAATCAGAGGCTTATACCTTCAAACAATCTTGAGGCAAGATGTTAGCTTCTTCGACAAGGAAACGAATACCGGCGAGGTTGTTGGAAGGATGTCCGGCGATACTGTTCTTATTCAAGACGCCATGGGAGAGAAG GTAGGGCAGTTTATACAGTTGATGGCAACATTCGTTGGAGGTTTTATCATAGCATTTGTCAGAGGATGGCTTCTATCAGTTGTCATGCTCTCTTCTATTCCACTTCTTGTGATGTCTGGTGCTGTAATGACCCTGGTTATTCAAAAAACATCTTCTCGCGGACAAACAGCTTATTCTGCTGCAGCAAGCGTAGTAGAGCAGACTATAGGCTCCATTCGAACG GTTGCATCATTCACTGGGGAGAAACAAGCTGTAATTAAGTATAATCAGTCACTAATCAAAGCTTACAAGACCGGTTTGCAAGAGGCCCTGGCTTCTGGTTTCGGTTTTGGCGTActgtattttgttattatttctaCTTATGGTTTGGCTATATGGTATGGCGCCAAAATGGTAATCGAGAAAGGATATAATGGAGGCGAGGTTATCACTGTAATCTTTGCTCTATTGACCGGATCCAT GTCTCTTGGTCAGGCATCGCCGAGCCTAAGCGCGTTTGCTGCAGGGCAAGCGGCGGCGTTTAAGATGTTTGAAACAATTAAAAGGAAGCCGGAAATCGATGCTTCTGATCCCAACGGTCTAAAGCTCGACGACATTCGTGGAGACATAGAGCTTAAGGAGGTCTGCTTTAGTTATCCTACAAGGCCGGATGAACTGATATTCAATGGATTTTCGCTTTCGATACCGAGTGGAACTACTGCAGCTCTGGTGGGACAAAGTGGGAGTGGGAAATCAACAGTTGTTAGTTTGATTGAGAGATTCTACGACCCACAGGCTGGTGAAGTTCTCATTGATGGTATCAACCTCAAAGAATTTCAGCTTAAGTGGATCAGGCAGAAAATTGGCCTAGTTAGCCAGGAACCAGTTCTCTTTGCTAGTAGCATTAAAGAGAACATTGCTTATGGAAAAGACGGTGCAACCGATGAAGAAATCCGAGCCGCAGCAGAACTCGCCAATGCTGCAAAATTCATAGACAAGCTTCCTCAG GGATTGGATACAATGGTTGGTGAGCATGGAACTCAGCTCTCTGGAGGACAAAAGCAGAGAGTTGCAATAGCAAGAGCGATTTTGAAAGATCCAAGAATCTTACTTCTTGATGAAGCTACAAGTGCGCTTGATGCCGAATCTGAGAGGATAGTACAGGAGGCATTGGACAGAATAATGGTAAACCGAACAACTGTCATTGTCGCGCATCGTCTAAGTACTATAAGAAACGCTGATGCCATTGCTGTTATTCATCAAGGAAAAATAGTAGAAAGAG GTTCGCATGCTGAGCTCACGCGTGATCCTGAGGGGGCCTATAGCCAGTTAATTAGGCTGCAAGAAGTTAAAGACGCAAATCACAAAGACAAACCAGAAAGTATTTTGCATTCTGGAAGAATCTCGAGTCATCGATCTTCTTCTATAAGATCTCTAAGCCATCAAGAATCATTCGGAATTGGAAACAGCGGCCGCCACTCATTGACAGCACCGTTTCCGGTTCCTACAGCAGTTGGCATCACGGAATTGCCACCTGAAGCTCCTACTTCTTCAACTGTCTCACCTCCGCCACCGGAAGTTCCTCTTCTTCGCCTCGCTTCTCTAAACAAGCCTGAGATTCCAGTCTTATTCATGGGATCAGTAGCTGCAGTGATAAGTGGCTTGATATTTCCAGCTTTCGGCCTAGTGCTTTCGAAAATGATCACAATTTTCTATGAACCGGCTCATAAGCTTCGCCACGATTCTAGAATTTGGGCACTAGTGTTTGTTGGACTTGGAGCACTATCATTGTTTGTGTACCCTTCTAGATTCTACCTTTTCGCCGTCGCCGGTGGTAAGTTGATCAAGAGGATCCGGGAGATGTGTTTCGAGAAAGTGGTCAATATGGAGGTGAGCTGGTTCGACGAAGCTGATCATTCAAGCGGAGCGATTGGTGCTAGGCTTGCTACTGATGCTGCTTCGATCCGAGCTATAGTCGGGGATGCACTTGGATTGATGGTTGAAAACATTGCTACAGCAGTTTCTGCCTTGGTGATTTCTTTTGATGCCTGCTGGCAACTTGCTCTTATAGTTCTCGCTTTGGCGCCTTTGTTGGGGCTAAATGGATATGTGCAGTTCAAGTTCTTGACAGGATTCAGCTCTGATGCAAAG AAATTGTATGAGGAAGCAAGTCAAGTGGCAAATGATGCTGTAGGGAGTATTAGAACAGTTGCTTCCTTCTGTGCTGAAGAGAAGGTGATGGACTTATACCGCGAAAAATGCGAAGGACCGATCAAGACAGGGATAAGAAAGGGAATAATCAGTGGTATAGGTTTTGGAGTATCATTCTTCATGATGTATTGTGTTTATGCAACTAGCTTCTATGCCGGAGCTCGTCTCGTGGATGATGGAAAATCAACATTCTCAGATGTCTTCAGA GTCTTCTTTGCTCTCAGCATGGCAGCTATTGGAATATCTCAATCCAGCTCCTTAGTCCCTGACTCAACCAAAGCGAAAAGCGCTGCAGCATCTATATTCGCCATTCTTGATCGAAAGTCGCAAATAGACCCCAGTGAGGAATCTGGATTAACACATGAAGTTAAGGGAGAAATTGAGCTTCACCATGTCAGTTTCAAGTATCCAACTAGGCCTGATGTTCAAATATTCCGCAATCTTAGCTTGACAATTCGTAGTGGCAAG ACAGTTGCACTGGTTGGAGAAAGTGGAAGTGGAAAGTCAACAGTGATAGCATTGCTACAAAGATTTTATGACCCTGATTCAGGTCACATTACACTTGATGGAAATGATATCCAAACACTTCAAGTTAAGTGGCTAAGACAACAGATGGGTTTGGTTAGCCAAGAGCCTGTTTTGTTCAACGACACGATCCGAGCCAACATCGCATATGGAAAAGGAGGAGATGCAACAGAAGCAGAAATCATAGCTGCAGCAGAACTTGCTAATGCTCACAAGTTCATTAGTAGTTTGCAGCAG GGTTATGACACGATAGTAGGGGAGCGTGGCGTCCAATTATCCGGTGGCCAGAAGCAGCGAGTGGCGATTGCAAGAGCCATAGTTAAGAATCCCAAGATATTGCTTCTAGATGAAGCAACAAGTGCACTTGATGCTGAGTCTGAGAAAGTGGTTCAGGATGCACTTGACAGGGTTATGGTGGACAGAACCACCATTGTGGTGGCACATAGGCTATCTACAATCAAAGGTGCTGATTTGATTGCAGTAGTTAAGAATGGTGCTATTGCAGAGAAGGGTAAGCATGAAGCTTTGCTCAATAAGGGAGGTGACTATGCTTCATTGGTAGCATTGCACACAAGTGGTTCATCTTAG
- the LOC107465559 gene encoding uncharacterized protein LOC107465559 — MAVCGSVIVRCCIPPSPFLRRRFDLSEKEKKPSSSSCTVATSRITALFWGFGRKTNSTQIQQQQQQQQQQLLFTLTAPEPEGTNNNKVISVSVLSSISEVAAAEWDACAVDATAPGKFNPFVTHAFLSTLETSGSAVAQTGWTPHHVVARDESSSSRPVVAAVPLYLKSHSYGEFVFDHSWANAYYSYGSRYYPKLQCCVPFSPVTGPRILLRDTPFKSETFDILLSAMKDITAKSQISSLHVTFPTESECLQLSQKGFLPRIGMQYHWKNRNYKKFDDFLMDMKQSKRKNIRQERKKISAQNLIMKRLRGYEIKATHWDSFYNFYRNTTDNKWGTPYLTRDFFHELGSKMGDQVLLVVAEEGDELVAGALNLIGGDTLFGRLWGCHPQAYYPSLHFEACYYQAIEAAIELDLKTVEAGAQGEHKIQRGYLPVTTYSCHYLLDEEFRRAIEDFLIRETSQVKLVMKLLHDSGPFKEGI, encoded by the exons ATGGCAGTGTGCGGCAGCGTCATCGTGAGATGCTGCATTCCTCCTTCCCCATTTCTCCGCCGCAGATTCGACTTGtcggagaaggagaagaagccATCCTCATCCTCATGCACCGTTGCCACTAGTAGAATCACTGCACTCTTTTGGGGATTTGGCAGAAAAACCAACTCCACGCaaatccaacaacaacaacaacaacaacaacaacaactactaTTCACTCTCACAGCGCCAGAGCCAGAAGGCACTAACAATAACAAAGTGATAAGTGTATCGGTTCTGTCTTCAATCTCAGAGGTTGCAGCCGCTGAATGGGACGCGTGCGCGGTGGATGCCACTGCCCCCGGCAAGTTCAATCCCTTTGTGACCCACGCCTTCCTCTCCACCTTGGAGACCTCCGGCTCCGCCGTCGCCCAAACCGGTTGGACCCCGCACCACGTGGTGGCCCGGGACGAGTCGTCCTCCTCCCGCCCCGTGGTGGCCGCCGTTCCCCTCTACCTGAAAAGCCACTCGTACGGCGAGTTCGTGTTCGATCACTCCTGGGCCAATGCATACTATTCGTACGGATCCAGGTATTACCCGAAGCTGCAATGCTGTGTCCCCTTCAGTCCCGTGACGGGGCCAAGAATCTTGCTCCGCGATACTCCCTTCAAGAGTGAAACCTTTGATATCCTCCTCTCTGCCATGAAGGATATCACTGCCAAGTCTCAGATTTCGTCCTTGCATGTTACTTTCCCCACTGAGAGTGAGTGCCTTCAACTCAGCCAAAAAGGGTTCTTGCCCAGGATTGGAATGCAGTACCACTGGAAAAACCGCAACTACAAAAA GTTTGATGACTTTTTGATGGACATGAAGCAaagtaaaaggaaaaatatacGCCAAGAGCGCAAAAAG ATCTCAGCCCAGAACTTGATTATGAAAAGGCTCCGGGGTTATGAAATAAAG GCAACACATTGGGATTCTTTCTATAATTTCTATCGGAACACAACTGATAACAA ATGGGGTACTCCATACCTGACACGTGATTTTTTTCATGAGCTGGGGTCAAAAATGGGAGATCAGGTACTACTTGTTGTTGCTGAAGAAGGGGATGAACTAGTTGCTGGTGCCCTAAATCTTATAGGAGGTGATACTTTGTTTGGACGCCTATGGGGATGTCACCCACAAGCTTACTATCCAAGTTTGCATTTTGAAGCATGTTATTACCAG GCAATCGAAGCAGCTATTGAACTCGATCTTAAAACGGTGGAAGCTGGAGCTCAGGGTGAGCATAAGATTCAGCGAGGGTATCTTCCTGTGACAACTTATAGCTGCCATTACCTTCTTGATGAAGAATTTAGGAGAGCTATAGAAGACTTCTTAATACGTGAAACTTCTCAG GTGAAGCTTGTTATGAAGCTGCTGCATGATTCTGGTCCTTTTAAGGAAGGTATCTAA